The nucleotide sequence cttcacataatacatccattgttctattctaggttacagcagtgaaagcttatcagagaataagaacagcgaagccaaaaaaaatgaaaatgtgcaatgtgctgacagagagtttctcaatgtcctaattacagctgtattgcagactgtaagtaaacccgtcatgaagcagggaattctggtacatgaagtcctttgtcaggttgaagcgttcagactccttcattcccccctttgatacttatcattctctatgaaaagtatcacaccatcacaacgcaactgtggaactgaaagaaacagaaacaagaaaaattagcaatttgagttctcagggggccctaatttcccaaacagtccgatggtttcttcacgggtttgagacggatgggccctaatggctccacccccctttgtagcccgaacttgtcatgtatgggaagatggcccaggataaaacatgaggatggttaaacaggttctataggttcagaggaatacatgtacagtgacagaagctgcgtggctgttttgcgttcagcaatgtccttcatcacccgacgaaggcggtttgagcaagaaaggaataattcagggtcctaaaagacaaaacagaattaaactggctgggataacaaacaagctcttaaatccaccgatcatggaaaaccaaccacggaatccattggtccagtcccaagcactattccactgctggacagggacgtgtgccatcttgaccatgcgatcagtgatgtcttggataaccttgttttggtcatctacctgtaaacaacaattggagaggttaaatgttccacaaaccctccttcctgggccagagggtaatctaaaaccaatctattctggtacactgcagtcataattttggtattttcttttgcccagagtttaagagcgagagcagtcgttggtgatgagctccaggactgcctgaagcttgattgttcagttgttttccctctataatgctccatgcacttgaattgtaagaaaggcatatctagagtctgtatagatatttacagtttttccttctgccaactgcagagctcgagtaagagcaattagttcagctttttgtgcagacgttcctgggggaagaggttgagcctcaatgatttcatcttcggatacaacagcatatccagcagaacatatctcatgaatgatttggctgctcccatcagtgaataaagtccaagctccttgccagggttgatccctcaggtctggtctactggaatgtattgtagtcatgacttcttcacagtcatgggcaactggttcaggtgccggcataagagtggccgggttcaagtttttactgtcttgtatttgaatttcaggtgtttcacacagtaaggcttggtATTTTACAAGACGTGAGTTGGTCATCCACTTTGGTCCATGAGTCTCTggtagtccttgaatagtatgaggagttgttacttgtaaagtctgtccaaatgttagcttaacagcttcgggtatcagtaagcatgcagcagcaatgctttgaaggcaaccaggccatccttttgcaacattgtccattccttttgacagatatgcaacaggtcgttcccatgatcctaaagtttgagtcaataccccaatggccattcctttcttctcatcgacgtatagatgaaatggtttcattacatctggcaaccctagagcagggggtgagatcaaggcttctttcagttgaTGTAGATTTGCTAGTTCATgtccttcccactggaagggaTGAGATTCCGATTCTTTTCCTCgtaacttgtcgtacaggggttgggcaataactgcatagttagcaatccacagtctacagtatcctgcagctccaaggaacgctcggagctctttcttgcaagtgggtacaggttgacctcgtattgaactagtacgagagattccaagacaacgagtgccttcacggatttggaagcccaaatattccacttccaattcacaaatttgcgctttctttttacttgcacagtATCCTttggagtacaacgtctttagcaagtGGAGGGTGGCTACTGCACATTCAAGATACGTTTCTTGAAACAACAGAAGGTCGTCCACATACTGTATCactggcccatacatgacttggtacatcttcaagtcttttgccagttgctcaccaaacaacgtaggtgagtgcttgaacccttgaggcaagcgagtccatgtgtactgctgctttattccagtgtgcgcattttcccatgtgaaggcaaaaatcttctgacattcctccgctacCGGAACGGAGAAggaagcatctttgagatcaatgacactgtaccactttgacacaggagagacttgagccaagattgaatatggatttggtacgagggctactagatctgctacttgattattcactttccttcggtcttgtactggtcgataatcatcagatccaggtttctttacgggcaacaaaggggtgttccaagcagattgaattcgtcggagaatgcccaaatcgtacagtctctgcagatgtatctggattccttgcctggccatatatggaatggggtattgaggttgattgatcacctgtgcattctgtttcatctctatccatatgggggtagcgtcgatagctattcctcccgggttctgttcggaccatacttggggtacactatccatcagttgtcttcgttttttgttgaggggggtgttgttttcatatcgatgtttcgttcgactatgggaagatgtagtctccattcttcttggaggggacagatgagtatcactggatggtccccaaaggaggctttaacttcccctgttggttgaaatctcaatgtggtctgaggcttacacagcaggtcccgcctacttgtatagttcattctttctgcagaggggcagcgagtacctgacctgaggcacccactatagaaacagtctctttcgtcggggggccaattggtgcagtcatgacagatcgttggcctctgagtccaacaggcccctgattttgttgtgttacctcgtggatctccaccagagggtcagtggggattcttccctcccgatctcttcaggctgtatgctccttgtcgcctcccccgccatctgccagtggggttgtccgatctccttcctcctcggcccctttgtgtcggtgcaggtccatttttgtcgttagtattcactgcagggctcccgtatttcttttgccattcttcacagtctctcttccaatggccttcatttttgcagtacgcacactgattctttcccaaagggggtcttgttccccctcctcttcgcggtctgccattgtcttggctccttcccgtcccgagtgtcctcgagagcggcggctaacagtcactttctccttcatgtctctacttgcttctctcttttctcttccacttctctatttccacatacttggtctgctatagcttttaactggctgaggctcatgccctcaaagccttcggccttctgcagcttctttcggatgtcgggtctctattattaagttcctggttgcagggacgggcccttttcttctcttcctgatccctgttcccatacatctcaaaatacgatgaaaagatcacagtccatctggaaattgaataggtgacctgcgcctggaggcaaatcagttctgacgaggctgagaagctgcaaaacattgcttccttcatacttgtaagttggcattgggttaattcaataaagtcaacctggatctgcaggctttaggtgtgcaggagtgatgatcaaacccttggaagccttgtaccaattacattgcaaacattaagaacatatggtaatagccagagcccagcccccaccagtggtaaaagaacataattgcaatatatatatatatatgtgtgtgtgctactactttatcatttgggccgactcatatttgctcttgttcctaatcttgcatagtggccccttctcttgcccacaacttccaataatccttatcttgcgcctgccactgaatcaaaatttttaatattaagtctttgttttctctgttttttttttttttttttttacaaacggcatcctgtaattcccacagtcagaactgcagctgtccTATCTTGCCGCTTGCTATGCCCTGCAGatttaacaaagctttaacaaaggtcccattcttaatcatttctcctctaattttcccagagacagcttcaaaataaactgcgtcagcaaaagagagttcatactttatcatgcgttccaatgtaactttcaaataacagataatatataggaaacaagtaagaacaataattaacatggtattagagaatagaaagataagcatagggaggacactgggatagaagatatgagaaaactaaaaacttctaattaacaacgccagcattgaaacgcacagccatattgaatgcctacgcactacgtactgacacgcagtgggacgcaccaccattccactttgtactgtaacaattaatttgctgctataaaatgtcttaaaaatagcccgcatcataaggcactaaatgatttgtaagggacccttggttctggtatttctttgcaagtagcaattctttgtcagattacagacagttttagcaaggaccttggagaataaatttaatcagcagaaactcggagctacaatcttcctttcttttaattaacataccacaattctatctttattcacatacgcacaccatcaactaactttcaataatgttctgttaaaacaaacgaaacaattttcattcacccaggctagcccaatgtccccttttttttttttttttcctttctcttctctctctggctcgatcccctcctctctcctgtaattatctctgccgttaacccttaactgccatcaagttctaaacttcaacaccagtaaatgcattctcagtaatcaaatcagtattttaacttaacactgtaattTAATtggttgtatagtagtcttgtgaaaaatctcttcttattagggtttaaaacaattaaaaaaaatccctggtacatgtgcttgcaattcacagatagcagttacatacattacaatccttaattaataatttgaaaacccaaacgtaccagagaaatgttttaggGGTTAAACTGTCCCGCTGAGAAGCAGTCTCTGCCCAGCCAAATTAGTTAACTCTCAAGCTCCCAGCAGCAGCTAACTGCCGCTGTTCagcacacatatacagataaataattcacaatcacttttaataagttttccttaagtaaaaatagtctgcatcaccagagtagatcaaaagaaataggggtagattttcagagccctgctcgcctaaatccgcccaaaaccgggcggatttacgcgagcagggccctgcgcgccggtgagcctattttacataggctcaccggcgcgcgcacaaccccgggactcgcgtaagtcccggggttttcggagtgggcgtgtcgggaggcgtgtcggggggcggggccggattgcgcggcgtttcgggggcgtgccggcagcgttttgggggcgggtacgggggcgtggctacgccccggggcggtccgggggcgtggcctcgccctccgtacccgcccccaggtcgcggcccggcgcgcaggggtcccgctcgcgcgcggggatttacgcctccctctgggaggcgtaaatcccccgacaaaggtaggatcggggtttagacagggccgggcgggtgggttaggtaggggaagggaggggaaggtgaggggagggcaaaggaaagttcccttctaggccgctccgatttcggagcggcctaggagggaacgggggtaggctgcgcggctcggcgcgcgcaggctatacgaaatcgatagccttgcgcgcgccgatccaggattttagccgatacgcgcgactatgcgcgtatctactaaaatccagcgtacttttgtttgcgcctggagcgcaaacaaaagtaggctgttcgcgctcgtttgaaaatctaccccataatgcatttgatcacaaaaagaaatttgtctaaccgatctaccacagtagaattttttttttttttttttacaagtaccttacagacagacagacactagggacttccggttccccattttgcgtacttgagttaccattacgagggcggctccctccacatacttctttgcccacgacggaggattttcaataactgcaatccaagcggttatgtacggtatatcctcagggcaacccggattcccttcttgtataactatattctggacccttgtggccgtttggaaattgaaagttcctgccggaggccaatttacacacaaactgggccacctatgggtacattgttgaatcattccgggtttagtacatttatgtctatcgaacacttcgctatagtgctccgtcatgatttttaatggagtagaaccgcccccctcccattaggatagaatcacagacaaaggagggaagggaagacggataggtaaggggtccgtatccgtcagacacaaaagggtcacaatcaccccgactaggacgcggtcagcccggcctagaactgcgaggccattcactctctttcacacaacaagaaacctatccCCACTATCGTATGCTTCActtgtatttttctccttttcatgcgcgtggtcttcggaacgtaattcctactaacacactgcgtggggtgtgatcaaggccccctcggtccgccgggGATGGACCGGTTACTTGTTACTCTTTTATCTATTCTTCACTTATTTCActgttcccataatactcgcctgcagggttcttccgatcgtcatgaaagccttcttcccggatcaccagcccaaaggtctcagaggatctccgtggaatgaccccctcagatacctgatcactgaactcagcggtggccactcaccaggcaagtctgggggatcactccgccacaaaatctcctggaccaactggggggctaaaatagcgtccccggtacctcctggctgaggctcgccaaatgtaaccgtctctttttagtcagtaaggaggcccagacaactgatccgtaaagatagacttttattaccagcaagatgcagctaagacaaaggctcagtacaactgcatgctcctccccttcaggagcagactcttatgcactttacagttcttatcttttacacatgcgttctaagcactgctgagcgagcatattccggctgaaggggctactgaccccctccctagacaccctggaactttcgtgaaacttctcccatgttctgcaggagaggctgctgggacttgcagttctggaaaggaattcgcgagtctgcagtaatacagcccttcacataatacatccattgttctattctaggttacagcagtgaaagcttatcagagaataagaacagcgaagccaaaaaaaatgaaaatgtgcaatgtgctgacagagagtttctcaatgtcctaattacagctgtattgcagactgtaagtaaacccgtcatgaagcagggaattctggtacatgaagtcctttgtcaggttgaagcgttcagactccttcacCCTCACTGTAGATACACATGCTCAATGGCCCCTTTCCTTCTAGAGTGAAATTTGAGCAGATCCTTTGAGGTATGCTTAAAAGGATAATTAACAGGTTGTTGTATGTTAGAAGTTGGGGGACTgcaaaatttaataaaacaagtatttagttttcttttaaaaaacagaCCTCTGTGTTTTCAGCCATACAAAAGAACCATGCACAAGCAGAtcttaaataaaatttattatgAACCAAGCGCTGTAGGTAATTTTGGTagaataaatcctctttttcaggctgctaaaaCAAGTAATGAGACAGTGACCAGAAATTctaggatacattttaaaagaaacaaaaggtgaTGGGCTGCATGGAATGAAATTTGCATGGGCATGCCCAGACTTGCATGACCAGATGTAGAAGTAAGCACATGACAGAGGTCACATGAGAACATAATCTCCAGCCAAAAGGGCAGTAGCTGTTCATGAAAAGTTTTAGGTTTGTgatcctgaaaataaaataatggatttGTATGAGACGCCTAAATGGCTGGAAATGGAAAGTGAGCAgcagccaaaactaaagaggGGTCATAAGCTAAGGGTCCTTCTGAAGGATGCTGAAACAGAAGTTGATACAACAGTACACAAAACTGCTTGTGAATGATTGCAGGAAGAGGAGTGCAGATGAAAATAGACCAAGAAAATATTATAAAGGGGcatatttccaaaagaaaaagaaaagacagcGAGATCTTAACAGAGAGGGACCTGAATAAAGGTaatgaatcatttttttatttttatatctaaACAAGCAAACCTCCAAATAGAAAAGTGtgtgtctgttttctttttattgctaGAACAAGAACATATTACAAGAACAGATACAGTGTGTTGAGCACAGACCAGCAGCCTGGTTGCTGCAAGAcagagcaaaaacaaaaaaaaaaaaaaaaaaaaagccatgacaTTTCTGACAATAATAATACAAATGAAGGTAAGAcgcattttttttcttaatgtttccCTCAGAacccccagactgtaaaaagttATGTTTGCTGCCCATTAATTCAAATGCCTCTTTTCCTCTACAACCTTcatcgaagcagagagctttTTGCAAAGACATTAAAAGCATATGTGACTCCGTGTTTtggtttttgtgggggtttttttagacCAAGAAAATATTAAAGGGGcaaatttccaaaagaaaaagaaaagacagcGACATCTTAACAGAGAGGGAACCGAAAGAAGGTAAtgaatcattttttatttctatatctATACAAGCAAACCTCCAATTAGTTCTCAGCTGTGTAAATGAAAAGATATTTCCATGTGTTTTTTACATAACAGACCAAGAGCAGCCAAAGAAATCTGATGAAAGACCATACAAGAAACCAAAAGACAAGCATAATAGTAAGCATTTACTCTGTTATAGCTTTACAAAATTCTTCTTAAAGTattgtaaaatcaataaaaagtatGACTcccatgttaatttttttttattatttttaatttttagaccatgaaaatgatacaaaagaacctatttccaaaagaaaaaactgTGAGAACCTCAGAGAGAGGGGACTAGTGTACAGTGACACAGTAGAGAAAGAATGAGAAAGCATGGCCTTAGATAATTGTACTGATGACGATGGTTCAGAGGGtttggtaaataattgtatatcaGACTCCTCTGAAAATGCATCTGCAGAAAATGAACCAgtgcaatttgtgagaaggtAGAGccgtgatttagaaaaatgtaatggcatactttattcagaggaatttcattttattaatataGAGAGAATAAACTCATTCAGAGATGACTAAGACATTGTGCGGCAAGGCATAcagcatgttcttttttttttattatttatactttattaatttttcatatGCATTACAATATCCAACAGTATGAATACAGAAACAATAAACTAGTAAATATAACAGCTGTAGTTGTGTCGTTCCTTAATTTGATATACAAGTCGGCAGTACCAgttattcccctccccctccccaaaattcccacccccctccctcccccattgctGTATCTCGTCAGCATAGTCCATTGAGTGTGTGGTAGATAAGAGTAAGGAACGTAGAAATATTGGAAACACAATGTCAAGAAAAGCATGATAAGGAAAACAAATAACCCTTTCTATAAAGGAGACAGGCATACgataatattatattataatatacatatataatatcAATTGGATAACCAATTCTCAAGAGGGTGCCATATCTTCAGGTGCctctggtttgattttttttaagttttctatCCGCGTGTAAATCATCCAAAGCTTGTATAATTTCGTCCGCAAACTGCCTTCGGAGGGCAAATTATCGGATCTCCACAGCATAGCCAGCTCGCAACGAGCAGCAATAATAATAAGGTGAGCAAACTTCCGTTTATCCGATGGGATATCTACAGGTAAGTTCAAGAGAGCATTCTCAGGAGCCAGGAATATCTCTTCCCCaaaaatttgatttaaaatttgAGTAATGTAAGCCCAAAAGGAGGCTACTTTAGGACAGGTCCACCATATATGGTAGAAAGTGCCTATCTGTTTATGGCCCTTCCAATAGAGAGGGTCATTTGTGGCCGCAAATTTATGGAGTCGATCTGGGGAATAATACCATCTAAATAAGATCTTATAACAATTTTCTGCTAGAGGAGTGTTTAGGGATCCCTTCTTTGTAACCATAAAAATGGAATCCCAGGTGTCTTCAGATAAAGGTCTAAGAATATCGACCTCCCAGGCTTTCATATATATCAGTTTAGCCGGAGGATCTTTATTAATAAAGTTATAAAGCTGTGATATCGCCCTCTTAAAAGTATCTGCACGATCACACCAGTGCTCCATTTGTGTTTTGCCCATCCCCAGTTCTCGGCTAATTCCCTCTGTCAGGAAAAGGTGTCGAACCTGAAGGTATACAAAAACATCACTCGGTGGCAACTGATATTGCTCCTGTAATGATTGAAAGGGAATCATTGCTCCCTGTGCCCAGACAGCCAATACCTTTTGCTTCCCAGGATCTAAAAGATTTCAGCTGGCCTCCTGTAGATAAAAAGGCATTagcggccatgctggagctataaaAATATTTCCGTTCCTCCATTATATAGCTCTTCCATGTCTCCCAAGTTGTGATAGTGGTTTTAACCGGTAGTGGGATATGTCGTAATGGAAACCATGACCTTTGAGGCAGCCAGAGGAGGGCCAGGAGTGGCATTTTGCCTACTAATGACTGTTCAATAACCCCCCATTGTTTTTGCTCCCCTTTTCGATGCCAATCAAGAGCCGCTCTAAG is from Rhinatrema bivittatum chromosome 2, aRhiBiv1.1, whole genome shotgun sequence and encodes:
- the LOC115084693 gene encoding uncharacterized protein LOC115084693 isoform X2 produces the protein MTFLTIIIQMKTKKILKGQISKRKRKDSDILTEREPKEDQEQPKKSDERPYKKPKDKHNSWLAPPVYGDQPLCHHWYGAHPISAYRSNLRMGDYQVEEQHLLSDAG
- the LOC115084693 gene encoding uncharacterized protein LOC115084693 isoform X3, yielding MTFLTIIIQMKTKKILKGQISKRKRKDSDILTEREPKEDQEQPKKSDERPYKKPKDKHNNHENDTKEPISKRKNCENLRERGLVYSDTVEKE